A region of the Thermodesulfovibrionales bacterium genome:
AGCTTCCGCCTGCCGTCTTCCTCGCGGTCTCCGGAGGGGGGGACAACGGTGCCTTCGGCGCGGGATTGCTCAACGGATGGACGGCAGCCGGGGATCGGCCCGAGTTCAAGCTCGTGACAGGCATCAGCACCGGGGCCCTCATCGCTCCCTTCGCTTTTCTCGGATCTTCATATGACGCCCAGCTGAAGGAGTTTTACACGACGATCTCGCAGAAGGACATCCTGGAGAAACGAGGGGCGTTGGCAGCTCTTTATAATGACGCGATGGCCGACAATAAACCCTTGCGGGGACTGGTCGAGAAGGCGGTGACCCGCGATATGATGGATGCGATCGCTGCCGCGTATAAAAAGGGGCGTCTCTTGCTCGTCGGCACTGCCGATCTCGATGCCCGCCAGGCGGTCATCTGGAATGTCACCAAGATCGCTGCGAGCGGTAATCCCAAGGCGCTTGACCTGTTCCGAACAATACTCATAGCTTCCGCGGCCATTCCCGGAGCATTCCCGCCGGTGATGCTCGACGTGGAGGCAGGGGGCCAGAAATACCAGGAGATGCACGTGGATGGCGGCACCATGGCCCAGGTCTTCCTCTACCCGCCGATAATAAACCTTAAAGAGCTGGAGCGCAAGGAGCACGTTGGGGCGCGAGAAAGAAAGCTTTATATCATCAGAAACAGCCGGCTCGACCCCGAGTGGGCCCAGGTAGATCGCCGGACACTTACTATTGCAGGGCGGGCCATCTCCTCCCTGATTCAGATGCAGGGTGTCGGCGACCTCTATCGGATCTACTTAACGGCTGAGAGAGACGGTCTCGATTACAACCTCGCTTACA
Encoded here:
- a CDS encoding patatin-like phospholipase family protein translates to MNYSGFITVVITIFVMVLQGCATPARQSAVPAGLEDQAQVPGLSDVRYRIGYAKDMDAMMQEGIEAYRREQEQFVASGRTGQLPPAVFLAVSGGGDNGAFGAGLLNGWTAAGDRPEFKLVTGISTGALIAPFAFLGSSYDAQLKEFYTTISQKDILEKRGALAALYNDAMADNKPLRGLVEKAVTRDMMDAIAAAYKKGRLLLVGTADLDARQAVIWNVTKIAASGNPKALDLFRTILIASAAIPGAFPPVMLDVEAGGQKYQEMHVDGGTMAQVFLYPPIINLKELERKEHVGARERKLYIIRNSRLDPEWAQVDRRTLTIAGRAISSLIQMQGVGDLYRIYLTAERDGLDYNLAYIPSSFNVPKKEDFDTAYMRQLFDVGYSMAAKGYPWQKRPPGLEPSAGVVPK